The Augochlora pura isolate Apur16 chromosome 4, APUR_v2.2.1, whole genome shotgun sequence genome segment TTGTTCTTTCTCATCTCGTGCTTTTTCACGTTTACTCTgcaaagttatatttatagtgtcaacgtgttaaatagcgtcaataattaaatacagtatttgtattatatctATCAAGTTACCATTATTTCTTGAAGAGCACTTTTCAACCTGGCATATCCAACATGTTGTTTACCCATTAAGTGATCATCAATTCGTTGTTGAGCATCACCAACAATGAGAAATGCACCGCACACATCACATACCTCCATCTGCTTTTCTTGTGCTGCAGCTAATTCAGCAGTCTGAAAACATTATACCTGCCTTCACATGATCTTAAAGCTATTtgttttagtaaatattatatactatttacttGATTGTAGTGACTATTGTCATTGGATTTACGGAGCGTTTCTCGTTCTTCCTTTAACTGGTCACATAATCTCATTAGGCCCTGTGCTTGTTCTACATTGCCTTGTATACCACTTTGCTCTGCCTCCTccactaatttattaatcttctCAGTTAATAAAGCAATTTGTTCTTCATTTCTTTGAGTTTGTGCTGGTGTTAGAGTAGGCTAAAAATATAAGGGACATTATTAGtctttttttgaaattataaattcatgttCATTATATTACAACTTTAACTAGTTATTCTTACAGCTTCTGTTCTTCCAATAAGAGCCAAACGTTGTTTTCCCTTTATGATCTTCCTTTCAACTTCATTCAACATACTTTGACAAAATCTAATGAATTCGTCTTCGTATTGTTGTTTCCGATATGAGTAAGGTGCTTTCTCAAACAACTCTCTGGCCTCATCGTCATGTACACGAGAACATGCTCCCAAATCTGCCCTTGTGTTAACGAACAGGTCGTGAGGACAAAATTTCACTAAATACAATTTACAGAACTGAAACAGGAAAACAGTTAAATGTTAAAACGATGATATCAATTCGAAATGATTAAGTACAAATAAATGCGTTTTCATTCATAAGAAAgtcgataattttaaaaatagtttttgttattttattaagctGTGAAAGGGTCAAAGATTAAAAtcgatatacatatgtatatgtatgtattcaGGCATACGCATACGTTTCTAGTTCTGTACTATCGAGCGTGAATTAAGAGCTAGgactttttgtattttattttcaaaggtTTACACTAGTTTTTTGACcggaaacaaattttctaatttcttggGATTCTACAGTGCCCTAACCCCTTAACGATCGCATAATCGacgtgatatttttatttacctcCGGGTCTTCCCAATTGAGTTCCTTTGGTTTTTCATTGGGAAGAACGTTCCGATTTCTTCCCATGAGCTCGTCGAGcagagcagcagcagcagcagcagccatATTCCGATAATATTCGCAATTGAATGTCGTTTATCAAGAATAATTCCGAAACGCACAAACAACGCATACAAGGCAAGAACGTACTACTCGTTGTTCGCGTGGAACGAACAATGAACGACAAGATCGTATAAATCTAGTTAAACTCGAGAAGGATGTACGCGAACACCGAGAGACCAAAACGAACTATCGACACACACGTTCTAACCCCGAAGTTTTTCGCTCGGAAGGCAGTAGTGATGCAAACAATATGGCGGCAGCTTACACATCAAACATGCGTGAGGACAAACAATGCAAACTCCAGATTTGCGGCTGTTCAATTTGATTAACGACGAatcttaaacaaattacagCTTTCTCAGCATCTCTGTCAATtgttttgcaaaattgtttcacGGTTTGATAATCTttaaggaaagaaaagaatacaACAAGAATCTCATTGCGACGTTCTTGCAACTGCACTTACCGTGTGATTCAAAACACTACATcaattgctttttttattaattatatacatacgtacaaATGTCTGGAGTCGATATTACCTTCTtgatgaaaatagaaaaatcatttcatttgtttaaatcacAGGTTTTTCGTATTTGTAATATTCAGCGAAAACTTTTATACGGTGATTTGATTATTTCCCCGCATACGGGCGCCATCTGTTTAAATTTCTTGTCCAATTTAAATTGGCGGTAATGTTTTTTGGTTCGcacatttaattgtaattattcttACAAGTCGATTACATAATCACCAACAGCTTCGCGATCGCATTCATAAAACAGTAAGCGCCGTTTAAAATAAcgcaataacaatttattggtCATCACTGTTATGCTAATATCGATTATACATTACATGTTAGCGTACCCGCTtgtaatatcattaaaattatcactGATCATTTGCGCGGATATTCGATAATTATCGGATGATCTTCTAAATAGACTCGGACCCCTTAAAAACACCACAACAAGCTGGTAAATATAACTTAATGCATCAATATTACTCGATGTTTCGATCACAATCTCGATTCGATCTCGATCTAAGGGATTAATCGGTGTACTACGGAATGAAGAATGAAAGTGtggaataatttatgttcTACGATTAATTTATACCACGTACACAGCTACGATCcactcgaataaatatatagtaattactTTTCCTTacgttttcaatttcgacGCGATAATTACGATGAGATTCCAGCAAATGTAAtcaatagactgcggatttttatacaatttataatgcaGATAAGTCTTTCAAGcaattcacaaaatatttcatgatatttaacataatatcGCGTTTCGAATTTACTGTGAGCGTTCAATTCTCTATGATTAAATATGTTTGCACAAACTTCCACAGTCTATTAATGACTTAAACGCAACGGTGAGTATGGACGAtgaatgataattatttcaattgatCCTGCCGATCCTGTTTTACTCATATTCTTCGTCATCAGGTCGCACCTGAGGGTATCTCCTCACAGGCTGAGGCTGATGGTGAGGCTGCGGGCGTCTCTGTTGAAGAGGAATGTTCACTTCTTCAGGACTGCGGAACACCTGGTTCAATGGCAGACGGAATTGTGGGAGTCCTTGGGACTGAGGGCGAGCCGAGGCTGGAATGCTGTTCAGTGCTGGCTGTGAGCTTGCATAGATCTGCCAAAATAATGTTCGTTAATCCTATAATCACTTGTCATAGGTAAAaacaggaaaatattttaccggCTGCGATGGACGACGAATGGGAGCAGATGGTGTGATCTGGTAGTCACCAGTCTCGCGCTCGTCAGCATGAATATCAGCTGGGAAATACCTCTCGCTGTATCTCAGGGTTACATTCGGTTTTGTCTCAACCTCTTGCTGATTCAATGGTTTGTACAGGTACTCGTTGACGAAGTGATATTGCGAGCTCTTCTTGCAGCTTATGTCACCGCTCGGTGGCATACAGATCAAGTGCACCTGTGAAAAAGAACCTGTCAGCAAACtccaaaaaattctatttagtTTTTAAGTCACGTACTAATTGCAGATAGATAGAAGGCATTTGGAATGTGGAATGCCTCGAGACACGCAGAGAGAAAGGGGTTTCCACGGTCcctctattttcatttttcccgcAGCAAGAAAATGGGCGTGGACTGATTATCCCGGAAACGCGTAACTATAGTCTGGTATCAGGAAACCGATCGCGCGATTTATGATTGGCCTCAGCAGCTCGCTCGGCTCGGTACACGAAACAGGAAACGGCCCGGTGAAAACGTACATCAAAGCGTACACGAGAGGTGAAATTTCCTTATCAATGGTATCCGAGGCTAGGCTAATTGTACGAGTATAACGCGACGTTTATTTTCACGGACGCTTTCACCTGACCGGGGTGGTTCAAGGGAAAAGGATAGCATTCGTGGGATCGTTGAAACGGCTGCCCATAAACTCGCTTTGGCAGTCGGTAAGTGTACATAATTGATCGCCGCTGTCCCATTACTGAATCACAAGTAGCAGGTTCAAAGAAGCATGTTTTCAGAAAAAAACGGTCGGAGACTGAACCGAATGGTTTCTATCGGTGCAttgagatattatttaatggtCTCACAGCTTAGAGCACTTTCTCCTATGGATAATCATTTAGAGAAAATACTTTCATATACGACGGTATTAATAGAAACCTTGAacttaaaatagaaaagctGTAGCCACCGGCTGGAATATGCTAAAGGAACTTCTTAACTGTTTGGACATTTTTTAGTGACTGTAACGCTCTAATAAGTAGATTGCGAATTTtgctcatttttatttcccacaaaaatccgcagtctaactATAACTATATAACTATTGTTGatcgca includes the following:
- the LOC144469408 gene encoding luc7-like protein 3, yielding MAAAAAAALLDELMGRNRNVLPNEKPKELNWEDPEFCKLYLVKFCPHDLFVNTRADLGACSRVHDDEARELFEKAPYSYRKQQYEDEFIRFCQSMLNEVERKIIKGKQRLALIGRTEAPTLTPAQTQRNEEQIALLTEKINKLVEEAEQSGIQGNVEQAQGLMRLCDQLKEERETLRKSNDNSHYNQTAELAAAQEKQMEVCDVCGAFLIVGDAQQRIDDHLMGKQHVGYARLKSALQEIMSKREKARDEKEQRREEDRKQRARANEDLDRRRRDGDRDRDRERDKRRRRDDDKGRHDSGSHRNSGHRSRSRSRDKHDRHRDDDNHRRHRDKGSRDHRSSSHHARRRHRSRSRSHK